AAGATCGCAGGCTTGCGTGAAGACGGCACGCAAATTGCGGCTGAGGCTGCGCAAGGGCAGATGGCTCCCTGGGGAATGCCCTATGACACACACGGTTGCGGGTCAGACCGACCCTCCTGATAGTCTTATCGAGCGCCGCGCGGCGTTGCTCGCCACGCTGCGCCAGGCAGGGGTACATGACGAGCGTGTTCTGCAAGCAATCAGAGATGTGCCACGCGAGCAATTTGTCGCCCCGCCGTTGCGCGCGCAGGCGTTTGAGAATATCGCGCTGCCAATTGAGCAGGGCCAGAGCATCTCGCAGCCGCTGATGGTGGCGATGATGACCCAGGCGCTGGAGTTGACCGGCGCAGAACACGTTCTGGAGATTGGCACAGGATCGGGCTATCAGGCGGCCATCCTGGCGAAGTGCGCTCGCTCAGTCGTCACCGTCGAACGCTGGCCCAGGCTGGCTGAACGCGCGGCCAGGCTTCTGGTGACGCTCGGTTATACCAACGTTCAAGCCCATATAGGCGATGGAACACTGGGCTGGCCGCCCGCCGCGCCTTACGACGCGATCCTGGTGACTGCCGCCGCGCCAGTGATCCCAGAGCCGTTGTTACAGCAGTTAGGTCTTAATGGCCGATTGGTTGCCCCGGTGGGCAGCCCGGAGCAGCAGGATTTGCTTCTGCTGCTCAAGCGGGGACAGGGCATTGAGCAGCGCACGCTGGGAACGTGCGTCTTTGTCCCGCTGATTGGCGCCGCCGCCTGGCGCGAACGATTCGACTAAAGAGCAGCGAAAGCGAGGAAGAAGCGTGATCGGTTTGCAGGTACATGCCCTCCAGTTATGCTGGTCTCTCGTCTTCTGGATCGCGCTGCATGAGGCGGCCTATCTGCTGCTGGGGCTGGCGCGGCGGCGCATCATGATCTGCTGGAGCATCGGCCCCCTTGGCATAGCAACCACCTATGTGCGCGAACCAGGACGTGGGTTTTTGTTGGCGCAGTTGCTTCTTCCAGCAGCCCTGGCCGCGTTGTTCCTGCGCTTTCTCTTGTTCCAACAGATGCCTCCGCCCATCCTGCATCTACCGCAGGGGGCGCTGGCGCAACTGCTCACCATCGTTACCTCTGTAGTGCTTACGAGCGGTATTCGGGCAGTGATGCTGGTGCGCGATTGGCGCTATCCGATCTGGGGCGAAGCGCGGCTCTTGCGCACGGGCGCCTGGAGCCGGGCAACCTGCGCGGCCCTCTATTTTACAGCGTTCGGACGCGCGTTTCTGCGCGAGCGGTTTCAAGCCACGCCACGCGAGTTTGTGCAGACAGTTTAGCGGAAAAAACGGGCCTGGGGTCTTGACGCCCCGCACGCCAGGTGATACGCTGTCCACTGAACAGGAGGCAGGGCGATGATGAGCGGCTCCTGCAAACCTGTATTCGCTCCCGTAGCTCAGTGGATCAGAGCACTGGTCTTCGGAACCAGGTGTCGGGGGTTCGAATCCCTCCGGGAGCGCCTGGGTTGTGTGG
This window of the Ktedonobacterales bacterium genome carries:
- a CDS encoding protein-L-isoaspartate(D-aspartate) O-methyltransferase, whose amino-acid sequence is MTHTVAGQTDPPDSLIERRAALLATLRQAGVHDERVLQAIRDVPREQFVAPPLRAQAFENIALPIEQGQSISQPLMVAMMTQALELTGAEHVLEIGTGSGYQAAILAKCARSVVTVERWPRLAERAARLLVTLGYTNVQAHIGDGTLGWPPAAPYDAILVTAAAPVIPEPLLQQLGLNGRLVAPVGSPEQQDLLLLLKRGQGIEQRTLGTCVFVPLIGAAAWRERFD